The following proteins come from a genomic window of Megalobrama amblycephala isolate DHTTF-2021 linkage group LG1, ASM1881202v1, whole genome shotgun sequence:
- the LOC125247564 gene encoding junctional adhesion molecule A-like isoform X2, with amino-acid sequence MADQCDLCLLGLIILSSLLTGTSGVDYDHVFISSGENVRLPCNNALSDCKSTTWKYYSFGHSAAVGLIDRGIKNKHTERHERLSLGSDCSLNIKSITKEDHGYYSCRQYVKGEQQGPDAGVHLHVLHVSVSSSSSSSSSSSSQTEISPGRSVTLSCQLYSRFPCEYWVRSEGLQLLWVNQTGVDLTTDSRYQISSDHCIITLTTTLLNEDDNREWRCQLTLRNQLQTSVRYTVKYSASETEVSVTAGSLFRVIVSIVEMAVFAAPTVILLQIICARRAGKKDSQHPEEIEMPTILQ; translated from the exons atggcTGATCAGTGTGATCTGTGTCTGCTGGGACTGATCATTCTCTCTTCACTTCTCACAG GTACCAGTGGAGTGGATTATGATCATGTGTTCATCAGTTCTGGTGAAAATGTCCGTCTGCCCTGTAATAATGCTCTTTCTGACTGTAAATCAACTACATGGAAGTATTACAGTTTCGGACACTCAGCAGCAGTTGGACTGATTGATCGAGGGATAAAGAATaaacacacagagagacatGAGAGACTGAGTCTGGGGTCTGACTGCTCTCTGAACATCAAGAGCATCACAAAAGAAGATCATGGATATTACAGCTGCAGACAATATGTGAAAGGAGAACAACAAGGACCTGATGCTGGTGTTCATCTGCATGTTCTTCATG TTTCAGTgtcttcttcatcatcatcatcatcatcatcatcctcacagACTGAGATCAGTCCAGGTCGctctgtgactctctcctgtcaGTTGTATTCTAGATTCCCCTGTGAATATTGGGTCCGTTCTGAGGGTCTTCAGCTGTTGTGGGTGAATCAGACTGGTGTTGATTTGACGACAGACTCCAGATATCAGATATCATCAGATCACTGTATCATCACTCTGACtacaacactcctgaatgaagaTGACAACAGAGAGTGGAGATGTCAGCTTACTCTCAGAAATCAACTCCAGACCTCAGTCAGATACACTGTCAAGTATTCAG CATCAGAAACTGAAGTCAGTGTGACTGCTGGATCATTATTCAGAG TGATTGTGAGTATTGTTGAGATGGCAGTGTTTGCTGCTCCTACTGTGATTcttcttcagatcatctgtgcaAGAAGAGCTG GGAAGAAGGACTCGCAGCACCCAGAGGAAATAGAGATGCctacaatattacaataa
- the LOC125247564 gene encoding junctional adhesion molecule A-like isoform X1 yields the protein MADQCDLCLLGLIILSSLLTGTSGVDYDHVFISSGENVRLPCNNALSDCKSTTWKYYSFGHSAAVGLIDRGIKNKHTERHERLSLGSDCSLNIKSITKEDHGYYSCRQYVKGEQQGPDAGVHLHVLHVSVSSSSSSSSSSSSQTEISPGRSVTLSCQLYSRFPCEYWVRSEGLQLLWVNQTGVDLTTDSRYQISSDHCIITLTTTLLNEDDNREWRCQLTLRNQLQTSVRYTVKYSASETEVSVTAGSLFRVIVSIVEMAVFAAPTVILLQIICARRAGRKDSQHPEEIEMPTILQ from the exons atggcTGATCAGTGTGATCTGTGTCTGCTGGGACTGATCATTCTCTCTTCACTTCTCACAG GTACCAGTGGAGTGGATTATGATCATGTGTTCATCAGTTCTGGTGAAAATGTCCGTCTGCCCTGTAATAATGCTCTTTCTGACTGTAAATCAACTACATGGAAGTATTACAGTTTCGGACACTCAGCAGCAGTTGGACTGATTGATCGAGGGATAAAGAATaaacacacagagagacatGAGAGACTGAGTCTGGGGTCTGACTGCTCTCTGAACATCAAGAGCATCACAAAAGAAGATCATGGATATTACAGCTGCAGACAATATGTGAAAGGAGAACAACAAGGACCTGATGCTGGTGTTCATCTGCATGTTCTTCATG TTTCAGTgtcttcttcatcatcatcatcatcatcatcatcctcacagACTGAGATCAGTCCAGGTCGctctgtgactctctcctgtcaGTTGTATTCTAGATTCCCCTGTGAATATTGGGTCCGTTCTGAGGGTCTTCAGCTGTTGTGGGTGAATCAGACTGGTGTTGATTTGACGACAGACTCCAGATATCAGATATCATCAGATCACTGTATCATCACTCTGACtacaacactcctgaatgaagaTGACAACAGAGAGTGGAGATGTCAGCTTACTCTCAGAAATCAACTCCAGACCTCAGTCAGATACACTGTCAAGTATTCAG CATCAGAAACTGAAGTCAGTGTGACTGCTGGATCATTATTCAGAG TGATTGTGAGTATTGTTGAGATGGCAGTGTTTGCTGCTCCTACTGTGATTcttcttcagatcatctgtgcaAGAAGAGCTG